In Lacerta agilis isolate rLacAgi1 chromosome 1, rLacAgi1.pri, whole genome shotgun sequence, the following proteins share a genomic window:
- the LOC117060166 gene encoding LOW QUALITY PROTEIN: 40S ribosomal protein S2-like (The sequence of the model RefSeq protein was modified relative to this genomic sequence to represent the inferred CDS: inserted 3 bases in 3 codons) produces MADDAGAAGGAGGAGAAAGGGAAARGGFRGGFGSGGRGRGRGRGRGRGRGRGARGKAEDKEWIPVTKLGRLVKDMKIKSLEEIYLFSLPIKESEIIDFFLGSSLKDEVLKIMPVQKQTRAGQRTRFKAFVAIGDYXGHVGLGVKCSKEVATAIRXAIILAKLSIVPVRRGYWGNKIGKPHTVPCKVTGRCGSVLVRLIPAPRGTGIVSAPVPKKLLMMAGIDDCYTSARGCTATXGTFAKATFDAISKNYSYLTPDLWKETVFTKSPYQEFTDHLAKTLATRVSVQRTQAAAVATT; encoded by the exons ATGGCGGACGACGCCGGTGCTGCgggaggggcaggaggagctggagcagctgcaggtggaggagctgCTGCCAGGGGAGGCTTCCGAGGAGGCTTTGGCAGTGGAGGCCGAGGGCGTGGGAGAGGCCGTGGCAGGGGACGTGGCCGAGGGCGTGGAGCTCGGGGCAAAGCTGAAGACAAAGAATGGATTCCAGTCACCAAACTTGGTCGCCTAGTAAAGGACATGAAAATCAAGTCTCTAGAGGAGAtttaccttttctctcttcccatcaAGGAGTCTGAAATCATTGACTTTTTCCTGGGCTCATCCCTGAAGGATGAGGTTTTGAAGATTATGCCTGTTCAGAAACAAACGCGGGCTGGTCAGCGCACCAGGTTCAAGGCCTTTGTGGCTATTGGTGACT ATGGTCACGTTGGTCTTGGGGTCAAGTGCTCCAAGGAAGTTGCCACTGCAATCC GAGCCATTATTCTTGCAAAGCTGTCCATTGTGCCCGTGAGGAGAGGCTACTGGGGGAACAAGATCGGCAAGCCGCACACTGTACCTTGCAAGGTAACAGGTCGGTGTGGCTCCGTACTTGTGCGTCTCATCCCTGCGCCACGTGGTACTGGAATTGTGTCTGCCCCAGTTCCCAAGAAATTGCTGATGATGGCTGGTATTGACGACTGTTACACATCAGCAAGGGGCTGCACTGCCA TTGGCACCTTTGCCAAGGCCACCTTTGATGCCATCTCAAAGAACTATAGTTACCTTACCCCTGATCTGTGGAAAGAGACTGTGTTCACCAAGTCACCTTATCAGGAGTTCACTGACCATCTTGCAAAGACTCTTGCTACCAGAGTATCTGTGCAGAGGACCCAAGCAGCTGCTGTGGCAACTACCTAA